From the Selenomonas timonae genome, one window contains:
- a CDS encoding glutaredoxin domain-containing protein — protein MVKVYSITVCPWCVKVKKYLKYRGIPYEEFNIEKDEAAREECRRLSGDTIVPVTTADGKDFALSYDREKLDKILGITA, from the coding sequence ATGGTAAAGGTCTACTCCATCACGGTCTGCCCGTGGTGCGTCAAGGTGAAGAAATACCTCAAATACCGCGGCATCCCCTACGAGGAATTCAACATCGAGAAGGATGAGGCGGCGCGCGAGGAGTGTCGCCGCCTCTCGGGCGACACGATTGTCCCCGTCACAACGGCGGACGGCAAAGACTTCGCCCTCAGCTACGACCGCGAGAAGCTGGACAAGATTCTCGGGATTACGGCATAA
- a CDS encoding diaminopimelate decarboxylase family protein, which produces MNEKTFSLTQEETLRLIERYPTPFHIYDEAKIRANFRRLRDAFAWAPSFREHFAVKALPNPRIVQLLHEEGAGTDCSSIAELIISEAAGVTGEEIMLTSNDTPYDEFQKAIELGAVINLDDITHLDYMAEHAGLPEVLSFRYNPGDLIEGNDIIGKPMEAKYGLTRPQLFEGYQRAREMGVKRFGLHTMVISSELRTEAFLLTARIMFELAAELKANIGIHVEFINLGGGFGIPYRPEESPVDYAAVGAGVERLYNEIMRPAGLDDVGIRTESGRAITGDAGWLVSTVLHKKDTYKHYVGLDSCMANLMRPALYGAYHHITVLGKEHAPADHIYDITGSLCENNDKFAIDRTLPEIAVGDIVIIHDTGAHGSAMGFNYNGKLWCAELLRRTDGSIELIRRAQTIDDYFATLKYDGSLMQ; this is translated from the coding sequence ATGAACGAAAAGACATTTTCGCTCACGCAGGAGGAGACCCTGCGGCTGATTGAGCGATACCCGACACCGTTCCACATCTACGACGAGGCGAAGATCCGTGCGAACTTCCGCCGCCTGCGCGATGCATTCGCATGGGCGCCGAGCTTCCGCGAACACTTCGCCGTGAAGGCGCTGCCGAATCCGCGCATTGTGCAGCTCCTCCACGAGGAGGGGGCGGGCACGGATTGCAGCAGCATCGCCGAGCTCATCATCTCCGAGGCGGCGGGTGTTACGGGAGAGGAGATCATGCTCACCTCGAACGACACACCCTACGACGAGTTTCAAAAGGCAATCGAGCTCGGTGCCGTCATCAACCTCGACGACATCACCCATCTCGACTATATGGCGGAGCACGCGGGGCTGCCCGAGGTGCTCTCGTTCCGCTACAACCCCGGCGACCTTATCGAGGGCAACGATATCATCGGGAAGCCAATGGAAGCAAAGTATGGCCTTACGCGTCCGCAGCTCTTTGAGGGCTATCAGCGTGCACGCGAGATGGGCGTGAAGCGCTTTGGACTGCACACGATGGTGATCTCGTCCGAGCTGCGCACCGAGGCGTTTCTCCTCACCGCGCGCATCATGTTCGAGCTGGCGGCAGAACTCAAGGCGAACATCGGCATTCATGTCGAGTTCATCAACCTCGGCGGTGGGTTTGGCATCCCGTACCGCCCCGAGGAGAGCCCCGTTGACTACGCCGCTGTCGGCGCGGGCGTGGAGCGCCTCTATAACGAGATCATGCGCCCCGCAGGACTGGATGATGTCGGCATCCGCACGGAGAGCGGGCGCGCCATTACGGGCGACGCGGGCTGGCTCGTCTCCACCGTTCTTCACAAGAAGGACACGTACAAGCATTACGTTGGACTCGACTCCTGCATGGCGAACCTCATGCGTCCCGCACTTTATGGCGCGTATCATCACATCACCGTACTCGGCAAGGAGCACGCGCCCGCCGACCACATCTATGACATCACAGGCTCGCTCTGCGAGAACAATGACAAATTCGCCATCGACCGTACTCTGCCCGAGATTGCAGTCGGCGACATCGTCATCATCCACGACACGGGCGCACACGGCAGCGCGATGGGCTTCAACTACAACGGCAAACTCTGGTGCGCCGAACTCCTCCGCCGCACAGACGGCAGTATTGAGCTCATCCGCCGCGCCCAGACGATTGATGATTACTTTGCGACATTGAAATACGATGGATCGCTGATGCAATAG
- a CDS encoding glutaredoxin family protein codes for MIQVFSFDACPWCTKAKKYLDKKGVAYTVRDIEKEPAAYDDLIKLTGEGACPVILADSGEYVRGFDQPAIDRLIGA; via the coding sequence ATGATTCAGGTTTTTTCATTCGACGCGTGCCCGTGGTGCACGAAGGCAAAGAAGTATCTCGACAAGAAGGGCGTCGCGTACACCGTCCGCGATATCGAGAAGGAGCCTGCCGCCTACGATGATCTCATCAAGCTCACGGGCGAGGGCGCATGCCCCGTCATCCTCGCGGATAGCGGCGAGTATGTGCGCGGCTTCGATCAGCCCGCCATCGACCGCCTCATCGGCGCGTGA
- a CDS encoding lipid-binding SYLF domain-containing protein, protein MKFPTRLIILTLTLLLAFSVTVLAKSANQQRTEIQGLHTQALTNLYELSPDARDVINNAYGYATISATGSQVGLLGGAHGRGLAKNNRTGEQLYMKMEAYQVGIGLGVKEYDLIFVFGTKHAWDSFISGKFKVGGAAEASATDGYSGGAIEGADIVAKDTWVYQVTTKGLAVGAMLKGLSIYPNRKLNS, encoded by the coding sequence ATGAAATTCCCAACACGGCTTATCATCCTCACACTCACACTGCTCCTCGCATTTTCAGTCACGGTACTCGCCAAAAGTGCAAATCAGCAGCGCACCGAAATCCAAGGGCTCCACACGCAAGCACTCACGAACCTCTATGAGCTCTCTCCCGATGCGCGCGATGTCATCAACAATGCCTATGGATACGCAACAATCAGTGCTACGGGCTCGCAGGTGGGGCTGCTCGGCGGCGCACACGGACGAGGTCTTGCCAAGAACAACCGCACCGGTGAACAGCTCTACATGAAGATGGAGGCGTATCAGGTCGGCATCGGGCTTGGCGTGAAGGAATACGATCTCATCTTTGTCTTTGGCACAAAACACGCATGGGATTCCTTTATCTCAGGCAAGTTCAAAGTCGGCGGCGCAGCGGAAGCCTCCGCAACGGACGGCTATTCGGGTGGTGCGATTGAGGGCGCGGACATCGTCGCAAAGGACACATGGGTCTATCAGGTCACGACGAAGGGTCTCGCCGTTGGAGCGATGCTCAAGGGGCTCAGCATCTATCCAAACCGAAAACTCAATTCATAA
- the tsaA gene encoding tRNA (N6-threonylcarbamoyladenosine(37)-N6)-methyltransferase TrmO: MQLQEIGIVRNAYKNLTDIPRQGHMSEEVSEIEIHPDFADGLLKIEQNKHLIVLYWAHLAKRDILKTIPPAAKELHGVFASRSPGRPNPLSLCIVELIECNGSVLRVKGLDALDGSSVVDIKPYTQMDAITEIS; this comes from the coding sequence ATGCAGCTGCAAGAAATCGGCATCGTCCGGAACGCATACAAGAACCTCACGGATATCCCGCGTCAGGGGCACATGAGCGAGGAGGTCTCCGAGATCGAGATTCACCCCGACTTTGCGGACGGACTCCTAAAGATCGAACAGAACAAGCACCTCATCGTCCTCTACTGGGCGCATCTCGCGAAGCGCGACATCCTAAAGACCATCCCGCCCGCCGCGAAGGAGCTGCACGGTGTCTTTGCCAGCCGCTCTCCCGGCCGTCCAAATCCGCTCTCGCTCTGCATCGTCGAGCTGATCGAGTGCAACGGCAGCGTCCTCCGCGTGAAGGGACTCGACGCCCTCGACGGCAGCAGTGTGGTCGACATCAAGCCATATACGCAGATGGATGCGATTACTGAGATATCGTAA
- a CDS encoding ABC transporter substrate-binding protein yields the protein MIFGRKALSLAAALVGTALLGSALAGCGGDAAKSDEIRIGANFEMTGNTANYGTSTLEGLKLAIKEANDAGGINGKKIVLVEADNKSEAAESINAATKLISDDHVRAIVGPATTGNVIAESQVATDNKVPVIAPDATAVDVTVENGIVKPWIFRSCFIDPQQGDVMAKFALDTLKAKTAVIYIDNSTDYSKSLAAVFEKVFTAGGGQVLMTEGFLAKDQDFKATLTRLRAANADVIFVPAYYEEVGKIVKQAREIGITAPIIGTDGWDDPKVAELAGAAALNNTYFSTHYSDKDESVRPFIEAFQKEYNHAPNVFAALGYDAGKLLVDALKRAGSDDPEALRKAIEETKNLVVGTGTITMDAQHNPIKQAVILENKDGDRVVVAKIMPSM from the coding sequence ATGATATTTGGCAGAAAGGCTCTGAGTCTCGCAGCCGCGCTCGTCGGCACCGCACTCCTCGGCTCCGCGCTTGCGGGCTGCGGCGGCGATGCGGCGAAGTCGGATGAGATCCGCATCGGCGCAAACTTCGAGATGACGGGCAACACGGCGAACTACGGTACGTCGACGCTGGAGGGTCTGAAGCTCGCGATCAAGGAAGCGAACGACGCAGGCGGTATCAACGGCAAGAAGATCGTCCTCGTCGAGGCAGACAACAAGTCCGAGGCGGCGGAGTCGATCAACGCAGCGACAAAGCTGATCTCCGACGACCATGTCCGCGCAATCGTCGGACCCGCGACGACGGGCAACGTCATTGCGGAGTCGCAGGTGGCAACGGACAACAAGGTTCCCGTCATTGCACCGGATGCGACGGCAGTCGATGTCACGGTAGAGAACGGCATCGTGAAGCCGTGGATCTTCCGCAGCTGTTTCATCGATCCGCAGCAGGGCGATGTCATGGCAAAGTTCGCACTGGACACGCTCAAGGCAAAGACGGCGGTCATCTACATCGACAACTCGACCGACTACTCCAAGAGCCTCGCTGCCGTGTTCGAGAAGGTCTTTACGGCGGGCGGCGGTCAGGTACTCATGACCGAGGGCTTCCTCGCAAAGGATCAGGACTTCAAGGCGACGCTCACGCGTCTGCGCGCGGCAAATGCGGATGTCATCTTCGTCCCCGCCTACTATGAAGAGGTCGGCAAGATCGTCAAGCAGGCACGCGAGATCGGCATCACCGCGCCCATCATCGGCACGGACGGCTGGGACGATCCGAAGGTCGCCGAGCTGGCGGGCGCAGCGGCACTGAACAACACGTACTTCAGCACGCACTACTCCGACAAGGACGAGTCCGTACGCCCCTTCATCGAGGCGTTCCAGAAGGAATACAACCATGCGCCGAACGTCTTCGCGGCACTCGGCTACGATGCGGGCAAGCTGCTCGTGGATGCGCTCAAGCGCGCGGGTTCGGATGATCCCGAGGCACTCCGCAAGGCGATCGAGGAGACGAAGAATCTCGTCGTCGGCACGGGTACGATCACGATGGATGCGCAGCACAACCCGATCAAGCAGGCGGTCATTCTCGAGAACAAGGACGGCGACCGCGTTGTCGTCGCAAAGATTATGCCGAGTATGTAA
- a CDS encoding NAD(P)/FAD-dependent oxidoreductase: MAKERIQKDVVIIGAGMAGLTAALYAGRMNLRTLVLENSLVGGQIATAADIENYPGFERVSGMELIGTLEKQATNFGAEIDEFDRIERVDLKSTPKIVETETYIYETPVIIIASGMNRRKLPLPQEPHYFNRGVHYCELCDGHTYQNKVISVMGGGNAAVDAANFLTKYASHLYLIHRSQLRADKSSQDALYRNPKVTVMLETEITHLNGEDRLTSVDLLHKDTGKTETLPVDSIFVNIGVLPNTDLFVGQLKLTETGYIAADENCRTEIPGVFVAGDIRVKEIHQLTTAAADGTTAALHAEKYLASLKK; this comes from the coding sequence ATGGCAAAGGAACGTATTCAAAAGGATGTCGTCATCATCGGCGCAGGCATGGCGGGGCTAACCGCCGCGCTCTACGCAGGTCGCATGAACCTGCGCACACTTGTGCTTGAGAACTCGCTCGTCGGCGGGCAGATCGCGACAGCGGCGGACATTGAGAACTATCCGGGCTTCGAGCGCGTGAGCGGGATGGAGTTGATCGGCACGCTCGAAAAACAGGCGACGAATTTCGGCGCGGAGATTGACGAGTTCGACCGCATCGAGCGCGTTGACCTCAAGAGCACGCCGAAGATCGTGGAGACGGAGACGTATATCTATGAGACGCCCGTTATCATCATCGCCTCGGGTATGAACCGCCGCAAGCTGCCGCTGCCGCAGGAGCCGCACTATTTCAATCGCGGCGTGCACTACTGCGAGCTGTGCGACGGACACACGTATCAGAACAAGGTGATCTCGGTGATGGGCGGCGGCAACGCGGCAGTGGATGCGGCGAACTTCCTCACGAAGTACGCTTCGCATCTCTATCTCATTCACCGCTCGCAGCTGCGCGCAGACAAGTCCTCGCAGGATGCGCTCTATCGGAATCCAAAGGTGACGGTGATGCTCGAGACGGAGATCACGCATCTAAACGGCGAGGATCGGCTTACGTCGGTTGACCTCCTACACAAAGATACGGGCAAGACCGAGACGCTACCTGTGGACAGCATCTTCGTCAACATCGGTGTTCTCCCGAATACCGATCTCTTTGTAGGGCAGCTGAAGCTTACGGAAACGGGCTACATCGCGGCGGATGAGAACTGCCGCACGGAGATCCCGGGGGTCTTTGTCGCGGGCGACATTCGCGTCAAGGAGATCCACCAGCTGACAACCGCCGCCGCCGACGGTACGACTGCTGCGCTCCATGCGGAGAAGTATCTCGCAAGTTTGAAGAAGTGA
- a CDS encoding GntP family permease translates to MTGLPLILAFWVAIVIMIVMISKLRIHPFISIMLVSLALGLVAGIPLVDHRLADGTVQHGLATVVGQGFSGTFTSIGIVIILGAMIGMVLEKTGGALKLADMMIRLVGKDNPVIAVQLMGWVVSIPVFCDSGFVILDPIRKALVRRTAVSAVSMTFALSSGLFISHVFIPPTPGPIAAASTLGIGDYLLQVIGLGLLCSIFPLIAGYFFARWIGTRVQSKDEVDPEEVAKVYNDLIASYGKLPSAFSTLAPIMVPISLMALSSVVAMLGLTGFVPELIRFLGTPIIALAAGMALATLQLFSVGRSEEFYAICNNSLMTVGPILFITAAGGVLGKVIAVSDMVKYISAHADVFGGMGIFFPFLLAAVLKTAQGSSTVAMITTAGIIAPLLTVLGFDTPIQATLVCMAIGAGAMTVSHANDSYFWVVSEFSGLTPDQGYRVQTMGTLVLGLAAMLEITLLSFVLR, encoded by the coding sequence ATGACCGGATTACCGCTTATCCTCGCCTTTTGGGTCGCGATTGTCATTATGATCGTCATGATCTCAAAGCTGCGCATTCATCCGTTCATCTCGATCATGTTGGTCTCGCTCGCACTCGGACTCGTCGCGGGCATCCCCCTCGTGGATCATAGGCTCGCGGACGGCACGGTGCAGCACGGTCTTGCAACTGTTGTCGGGCAAGGGTTCTCGGGGACATTTACAAGCATCGGTATCGTTATCATCCTCGGTGCGATGATCGGCATGGTGCTGGAAAAGACGGGCGGCGCGCTGAAACTCGCGGACATGATGATCCGCCTCGTCGGCAAGGACAACCCCGTCATCGCCGTTCAGCTCATGGGCTGGGTGGTGTCGATCCCCGTCTTCTGCGACTCGGGCTTCGTCATTCTCGACCCGATCCGCAAGGCGCTTGTGCGCCGCACGGCGGTCTCTGCAGTCTCGATGACCTTTGCCCTGAGCTCCGGTCTCTTCATCTCGCATGTCTTCATCCCGCCGACACCGGGGCCGATCGCGGCGGCGAGCACGCTCGGCATTGGCGACTACCTGCTGCAGGTCATCGGGCTGGGTCTTCTCTGCTCCATTTTCCCGCTGATTGCAGGCTATTTCTTCGCACGCTGGATCGGCACACGCGTGCAGTCCAAGGACGAGGTCGATCCTGAGGAGGTCGCAAAGGTCTACAACGATCTCATTGCCTCCTATGGCAAGCTGCCCTCGGCGTTCAGCACACTCGCTCCGATCATGGTTCCAATCTCGCTGATGGCGCTGTCCTCCGTGGTCGCAATGCTGGGACTGACGGGATTTGTCCCCGAGCTCATCCGCTTCCTCGGCACGCCGATCATCGCACTCGCTGCCGGCATGGCGCTCGCAACGCTGCAGCTCTTCTCCGTGGGACGCTCGGAGGAGTTCTATGCGATCTGCAACAACAGCCTCATGACGGTCGGCCCGATCCTCTTTATCACGGCGGCGGGCGGCGTGCTTGGCAAGGTGATTGCAGTCTCGGATATGGTCAAGTACATCTCGGCGCACGCGGACGTGTTCGGCGGCATGGGCATTTTCTTCCCGTTCCTGCTCGCTGCGGTGCTCAAGACAGCACAGGGCTCGTCCACGGTCGCAATGATTACCACGGCGGGCATCATTGCACCGCTGCTCACCGTGCTCGGCTTTGATACGCCGATTCAGGCGACGCTCGTCTGTATGGCGATCGGTGCGGGCGCAATGACGGTCTCGCACGCAAACGACTCCTACTTCTGGGTCGTCTCCGAGTTCAGCGGACTGACCCCCGATCAGGGCTACCGCGTCCAGACGATGGGTACGCTCGTCCTCGGACTCGCTGCCATGCTCGAGATCACGCTGCTGAGTTTCGTGCTGCGCTGA